A region of the Anolis sagrei isolate rAnoSag1 chromosome 4, rAnoSag1.mat, whole genome shotgun sequence genome:
gcctcaggctccttcctttccgcttaagcggctaaggggggaaaggaaggggcttgaggctgttcgAAATGGTgtaagttggagtccaaaacacctggagggagggccaaagtttgcccatgcctggtgtagctcCATCTTGGGCAAGTTGCTTTCAGAGCAGTACCAATCACCCATTTAAATCTGGTCTTTTCCTCCTAAATATAGCTTACCCACAATACAAGGCTGGGCTGGAGAAACGGGCCTCCTTGATGCCAAAATATTGGATATAATGTTTGGAGTGGAAAtgccttctcttccccttttgtTCCACCCTTTGTCTTTTCAAGACTCCGATTCTGGATCCAATGGctttcccttttcccctttcttttcatgCTCatgcctccttctccctcctccactCCTTCCTCCTCATTTCCGCAGAGGGATCGAGGAGCCCAGAATAGTCGAGGAAGCTTCTATTTACTCTTTACTTCCTGGTGGGATGAACTTACTTTCTAAAGACAGTTTCCTCTAGTCGGCATGTTGGATTTTTAATTTTGTGGGGAAAATGAAACGGATCAATCCCGTCTTCTGAGATAGATACAATCAGGAAGAGCTGAGCAATTGGTCCCGAATAAAGCGAATCTATTAAAGCACTGTAAACTCTATGAATATAGGGAAATCCACCGAATCAATTGTGATTAGGATTCAAACCTGCCAGTTATGTTCCTAAAGAGTAAGGATTCCGGTCTTTAAATATTGTGTATATAGGTGCATTCAAGTCTCAAATCCATGAATGTTATGGGGTTACCTTGGCCTGCGTaaatagaagtctagtgtctagatcagtgtttctcaatcttcctaataccccttaatacaattcctattgttgtggtgatcctcaaccataacattattttcgttgctacttcataattttgctactgttattaatcataatttaaatatctcatatgcaggagcaggatgtattgtcattcacgGGTCGAAATTTGGCGTGACtggatacgcccacatttgaatattggtgggattgattttgtcatttgggagttgtagttgctgggatttatagtttacctacaatcaaagagcattgtgaactacACCAGCGATGGGAttgaactaccatgaccaacagaaaatactggaagtttgGTGGaaatcgaccttgagttttggagttgtagttcacctacacccagagagcactgaggacttaaacaatgatggatctggaccaaacttggcacgaatactcaatatacccaaatgtgaacacccgtcgagtttgaggaaaatagaccttgacatttgggagctgcagttgctgggatctgtagttcacctacaaccaaggagcattctgaaccctaccaatgatagaattgggccaaactttccgcacagaacccccatatgaccaacataaaatactgtaggttcttgtgggttttttcgggctatagggccatgttctagaggcatttctcctgacgtttcgcctgcatctatggcaagcatcctcagaggtagtgaggatactgtgttgtctgatggacttcggtgacccctctgacatcccttcgtgaccccccagggatcccggctcccaggttgagaaacactgatctagatccagggaagtcatactacccgtctattctgccttggtcagatctcacctggaattctgtgtccaattctgggcaccgcagtttgagggagatgttaacaagctggaatgtgtccagaggagggcggctaaaatgatcaagggtctggagaacaagccccttgaagagtggcttaaagagctgggcaagtttagcctgcagaagagaaggctgagaggagacatgataaccatgtataaaatatgggaggggaagtcatagggaggagggagcaagcttgttctctgctgccctggagactaggatgtagaacaatggcttcaaactgtaagaaaggagattccacctgaacattaggaagaactttctatctgcgagaggtgttcagcagtggaactctctgtcccagagtgtggcggagactctttctttggaggcttttaagcagaggctggatagtcatctctcaggggtgttttgaattcctttttggcagggggttggactggatggcccatgaggacttttccaactctatgattctatccacttcatcacactagagaagaaatctacttaaaatccggtttctgcctcctgcagaattctggggtttgtagtttaatgaggctgttaaaggctcctccctaaactacaaaccccagaattctgcaggaggaaaaaactggattttaagttgatttttttctgtaGCGTGATGAGGCTAATAAtacccagaggtggttttgctagcaCTATGTATCTGGAATAGACGATTCCAGGGATGAATAATACCCCCCTCTTTGCGATTGATGGCAAATCCTGTTGAAAAACTGGAGAGTCACCCCAAGCCCAACCTGTCGTTTCTGATTGGGTCCAAGAAGGTGTGTGATTGCGCGCGCATTAAAAATTAATCCTCTAATTGATGAATGTGCTGGAATTAATTTTCTAATTGATGAATGTGCTGACATTTCCAATTTAAATGGCGCTTTAGGAGAGAATGGTTGGATTCTATCTTCAGGAGAGCGATTCTAAGACGAGAAATAAAGCCAGACAGAGACATCAGGCGAGAGAGCGATGCTTATCTTGGCAGGCCGGGTAGGATTCCTACATCCCTTGTTAATACTGGGTTTGAATGTGGCTGCCTACCCCAGTGAACGTATTTACCTCGATTTTAGCCACCTTTTATCagactagagaaaaaaaatccacttataatccggtttctgcctcctgcagaattctggggtttgtagtttagggaggagactttaccagcctcactaaagtacaaaccccagaattctgcaggaggcagaaaccggattttaagtggatttttttctctagtcacTCGGCTTCCGGAAGCCCCCAAACGCAGCCACGTTCCTCCAAAGCTTCCACTCAGGGTTTTGTTTGATGTGTGAATCGCCAACACACTTTGCAATACTCGCGCCCTAATCTCCAAAGATTGGAGATTTCTTGCTAAATTTAGGACCCTACACATCCCAGACTCCACCCATAAACCACAAAAAGGGAGCAACAGCAGAGGGGAAGGACAAAGAGACAAGGAGAAAGGCCGCAAAAATGGGTGTTTAGACAAAGAGGGGAATAGTGAAAAACTACTCTAACACCATTGGAAAAGACACATAACGATCCCCTCTTCTGCAGGACTTTTTCAGCTCCGACACCGAGATGCGAAGTTGGGATATTTGAGCGATACTGGACTCATTTGCCTTGTGGCCCCTTTGTAAATGGCCTCAGAGATCATATTTTCCCCATAAGGCCCTTGGGGACAAGGGGGCATCATCCAAACGACCTGCTTTACTTACAATTGACTGTTGGAAATGCTTTCCAGGATTGCAATGTTCAGGAACGGTAAACAAACAaggcattgggttgctgtgagctttctgtgctgtatggccatgttccagaagcattccctcctgacgtttcacccacatctatggcaggcatcctcagaggttgtgaggtctgttggaaactaggcaagtggggtttatatatctggggaatgtccagggtgggagaaagaactcttgtctgcttgagacaagtgtgaatgttgcaattgatcaccttgatttgtattgaatagccttgcagtttcaaagcttggctgcttcctatgatgtcagactatacagagaagccattgaaatccacaagcacgtggacaatttcaacagaaaggaggaaaccatgaaaatgaacaagatctggctactagtattataaaaactctgaaatcaggacagtaaataaaagaacaacactgagaaaacgggggaattccagacaagaaacaatcagggccagctaatcacctcccaacaaaggatttcccccaggcagcaaccagccaaactttgaagctgcaaggctaatcaagatgatcaatTGTAATTGAAAAGACCCTGTTCATTTCCCATTGAGATGTACCCATATGGGGAGGAGAGGCAGGGAATGACCTCCCCTAGAAAGTCTCAAAACAAGGACAGGCTCATTTGGAGAGATAGGATCTGTCAGATTATCATCACCTAAaccacattggggtttttttttaaataggtgataacagcactttgaaatgtggcCAAAAGCCTAGCCAACAAGTGGGATTGTTGCAACATGGTAAGGTTTAGGCAGGGCTTGCTGTAGCTGGGAAACCCCTGACTTTGAAGTGTGTTCTGGGTTTCGAATCAAGTATTTCAGGGATCAAAATCACATCCACATCTAGATTGTGGTAGACCAACCcactgtttttatattatctCTAAGAGATAGAAATTTCCCCTTAAAAACAAAGAGCCTAAGCAtgctttaaaaccttttaaatggacacattttaacatttttttttattgaaaatGAATGATAAGTGTGCATAAGATGGCAATCTTTGCACAATCCTTGAAGCTTGAgggacttccacacagccctatatcctataatatcaaggcaaaaaaatcccactttatctgggtgtggactcagataacccagttcagagcacacgttgtgggattttctgctttgatattttgggatatagggctgtgtagaggGGCCCTGAGATAGTCATTTTAACCTTTGAAGACTTGGCCACTCCTGGTTAGAGCAGACCTACTGGCTGAAGTGAGCCAGCATAtgaataaatcccattgattcagtaaGAGTAATTAGTTGAGCCAACCACagagaaagggtttttttttttttaacttgagttGTCTGTCTCTGAGGGCCCTTTCTCGGAGAATGACCACGTGGCCAAGAAGCCAGGgcaataaaatacctttaaagaggaagttacctactgatatagatagatagatagatagatagatagttggtcctctgtatccatggattctccctACATGGATTTAATGGTACTTTGGAGGGAATTATAAGGCTGATATGGCCCTTGATGAAGATGAGTCTGACGCCCCTGTAGTAGAGGATTCTGTAGCTAAGAGTTGCAAATAGCCTTTCCCTAAATTGCAGTTTCCAGAACCATGGCAGCTCAAATGGAATCACAGTGCTCTGTCAGTGTCATGTGACTTGTGTGGTTCTCCCTGCTCCCAAGGTGTTCACTCTTGATGGGCATCTTTTTATGGAGCTTCCAAAGGTATCTGTCTTCTCTCAAATTCGTGCTTCTTTGCTGTAACATtatgaaacccattgggtgactttgggcaagtcacactctctggtTCTCAGGGAAAAGCAATGGCAAGCCAATGTCTTCTGAActaatcttgctaagaaaaccctgtgatatgttTGCCTTCGGTCAGAAACGATTGCAAGGCGCACAAAAAACAACATTGTGTGATAGATGGGGCACCTTAGGCACTGACCTCTGTCTTTTTGAAgtctcaagtttgcagatgaataGAAAAGACAGCAATGTTGTAGGAAGCCCAAAGTCAGGCCCATTCAGTTCAACAgagcttaggccccttctacactgctatataaaatccagatcatctgctttgaactgaattatatggaagcgtagactcatataatccagttcaaagcagataatgtggatttctgCTTTGATAAGTAAAtctcatctacattgtagaatgaatgcacttgacctgccctggctcaatgctttggaaccctgggatttatagtttggggattttgtgtgtgtgtctggagcgacttgagaaactgaaagtcgcttctggtgtgagagaattgaccgtctgcaagggcgcctggatgtttttgatgttttaccatccttgtgggagggttctctcatgtccccccatggggagctggagctgacagagagagctcatctgcactctccccagattcgaacctgcgacctgtcagtcttcagtcctgcccgcacaagggtttaacccactgcgccaccggggactccagagCTCTCTGGCAGAGGTGAAAAGGCTAATGCCCTTGCAAAAGGACCAttcaagtgatatcaaactgcgtttttctacagtgtagatgcagattGACTCTCAAGGAGTCGCCCCGGGTCATTTCGCTTCTTCCGGAAAGGCCCCAAGGCgatggtcccgggatttctgagTTCAGTCCTCCAGtatctttctccctttctgtattttctctctctcttccctttttctccaCGGCGGAGCGAAGCGCTGTCTGGATTTAGAAGCGAGGCGTGAAATTAACAACCCGCAGCTCAGCGGAGAAAAACCCCACGGAAATAATTACGTTGCACTGAAGCGATTTGCAGTGAGGGTTTCTTTCGGCCTCTTCGCCAATCCGGCTCAGTGTAAATTGCTTCCAAAGGCGCCTCTTTCTGGAGGGTTTATATGGCAGGGTTTTAAAATGGGAACGTTTCTCCACAGGGCCGCCGAAAGCTGCAATCCGAAACACACTTGGAAGGGGAGACTCCATCTCTCATTGACCTGCCATGGGATGGGAGCAAACCAATTTCCTCCCGACGGGGTGGCGCATCCCAGGAGCAAAACCCTGAGCTAAACTGGCGAATTCCCATCGATTCCCTTCTTCCTCGAACACAATTCcttggaagaaaaaagggaaaagagggtGGGGGTGGATGGGGTAATCTTGGATCAAAAGGGAGCCACTGATTTCCGATTCGTCTGCGCGATTGATTCTCCTGTCATCTAGACCTCGAAACTCCAGATCGAGCCTAGAAAATGATGTCTTAACATTTCGAGATACTCTATGTGTGACGGCAGGAGTTGTGTACATTTAGAAAACGAATAGCTTAAGAATGGCGAGCTGGAGTGTTTGCGCTTCAACGCTTTTGGTTGTTCTGACTGCTATATTATTTCTCGCTCGAGAAAGCATTATCATTCTAGCtcaagcctgggccaacttgggccctccctccaggtgttttggactccaactcccactattcctaacagcctcaggcccctttaagcggctgaggggggaaaggaaagggcctgaggctgttaatggtgggagttggaatccaaaacacctggggggagggcccgagttggcccaggcctgctatgGAGCCTGGAAGAAGGGGCTCCAATCCCTCCCTCGGAGTAAAAGCAGGCCAAGTTCGACTACCGAGACTCCTATGCATCTGCCCCTCTGATGATTGTGTGGTCATTCATTTGGTATTATATTCATAGCACCCCCATTGTTACCAACTTCGGTCAGATGAGAACACGATGATAGTTTTATACAATgtatttggaattttttaaattttgtaatatatacatacacaagagGCTGCTAAtgtcaagaactgggaagctctggcccttaagcgctccagctggaggtcaggtgtgaccagcagtgctgtagaatttgaagaggcacgaatggaaggcgaaagagagacaCTTGCCAAGacggccttccacctggaagccaatgccctcactgtgggagaacatgcagatcaagaatagggctccacagtcacctacggacccaccaccagtacactgatcttagaagacaatcctactcggacaacgagggatcgcctaagtaagtaatgtcAAGGCCTCTCCCACATCTTAAGGATAATTCCGAGCGTCCCTGGTGATCTCTAACACCGACGTTGGTTGGAAAGACTGTAGGAGTGGCAGCTGTCAAtcttcctcctcgtcctcctctttccccccaaAGATGGACTCTGGGGATGCTTTATTTTCTTCTGCCGCCACAAAACACCCAGAGCCACATCAGCATCGCCCACCCGCTTCTGGCCCAGGAAAGATACAGAAATATTAGAAATGAATGAATGCCCCAATTAAATCAATAGGTTCATCCAATTTGGAAGGCTTGGGATGTACTCCAAAGAAAACCCAACCAGGCGGTGTGATGGCTGTCCATTCTTCCAGGCTGTAGTGGAGgatgtctgagggcccttctgcagagacctatatcccaaaatatcaaggcaggaaatcccacaatatctgctttgaagtgggttatctgagggcccttccacactgctctatatcccagaatatcaaggcaggaaaacccACTTTATcggatagcccagttcaaagcagttattgtgggatttttagccttgatattctgggctttagggctgtgtggaagggccccgagtgaAAGGAGTGCTAGGGGGGAGACGGAGGGGAAGAAGCCAAGGGCTCGTCCCTCCACGCAAACCCCAGGCCTCTTCTTTCACGCACAAGGCTTTCTTTCCGGGCCAGGCCGGGATGGCTTCCTCCCACTCGGCTCTCAGTCCGGCTGCCCTTCCTGCGCTCTCCGCCTCGAGGgccttctcctcccctccccgcCTTAAGCCCCCGGCCCAAAGAAGTGCATCCCTTTGGCTTTAACTTTGTCCCCGTCccctctacactgaccattgacTGCAGTTTCAAACCGGCGTGGAAGAACGTGGTTTCGGTGTGCGGAAATCCTGAACCAGTTTGAGACCCGGATGACGATGGCACCAACCACGGAGCACGGAGGCGTCCTTTGTGGGAGATTCCCGTCCCTCCCAGTTTGAAGCGCTGACTGGTCttgtgttcctcctcctcctcccctgcttCTTCTGCGCGTCTCCCCTTTGGCTTTaactttccctctcctcctcttgcggctgcttccttctcccccctccctccctcccggccccccttccttccttccttccttccttccgtgagGTTTCCTCCTCCtggctcctctccctctccctccgcctcttttccatcctcccttcttcctccctccgtcTCCCTgcgccttcttcctcctctgccgGCCTCCCGCTCTACTCTGCGCCTCTGTCTGTCTCCCCAGGATGCTGATGGAGAGGCCCCCCAGTGACCCGCCGCGGGATGCAGCGCCCCACGGAGCCGGCGCTGGAGCCGAGGGCCTGGGCGAGCCGGACGTGGGCTTGGGctccggcagcagcagcagcggcggcggcggcggcggcggcgggggcggcGTGGGGGGCGTCAAGGGCGGGGGCGGGGGGatgtcctccctcctcctcctcctccccccctcggGGGAGCCGGCGCCGCTGAATGGGGTTGCCAAGGAGACGGGCCGGccgcccccctcccccgccgCCGGCCCCCCCGCCGCCCCGGTGCCCGTGATCGAGCTGGTGCGCGGAGGGCGAGCCATAAAAGCCGCCCGGGGCCCGGCCGGAGGCGCCATTCTCGCCCGGACCGCAGCAGACCCGGACCGCCCCCACACCGCGCCCGCCTTGGCCCTCGCCCTCGGCAACGGGAACGGGACGCCCCCcgacgcagcagcagcagcagcagcagcagcaggaggaggaggaggagggaacctcggcagcagcagcagcagcgacgcCCGCATGGTGCAGCTCAGCCCCGCGCCCGCCCTCCCGCTCCAGCCGCCCCCGCGGACCATGCTTTACGGGCTCGGAGCCCCCCTCGGCCCCGCCGCCCCCGCCGCCAACGCCGCCAACGACAACGCCAACGCCAGCAGGTCCGTCCCCAAAGCCCTCCCAGCCGGGCAGCCCGATCCCCCGGCGGGCcctctttggggagggaggaggaggaggaggaggagggggagcggCCCAGCCTTTGCCCCTGCGCTTGGCCGTATGCTCGCTCGCTCTCCGACTGAGCCGCTGGGCTTTCCTTATGAGACCAGGACACCTTTTCCGTCGAGTCCtaccccttttcttttctccagtTTCGTTTTGTCTCTCTCATGTCTTctgcccccttttctctttcctttcctcccttctttttcccattTCGCAGTAGGAAaggcttcttcctttcctttatttttctttccagttttgcTTAGTTACCCtaccttttgtcttcctttccttttttcccttttcaattTAGCGCAGTTGTCCCACCtgtattcttcctttcctttcctttcccttcctttcttttgtatCCTTCCCTTTCCAATTTCATAGTCGTCCCACTTtctgtctttttccttttctgtatttttcttttcagtttggCTTAGTTTTCCtaccttttgtcttcctttcctttccccctcctcaatTTAGCGCATTTCTACCtgtattcttcctttccttttccttttccttttccatttccatttcctttcctttccctg
Encoded here:
- the TAL1 gene encoding T-cell acute lymphocytic leukemia protein 1, giving the protein MLMERPPSDPPRDAAPHGAGAGAEGLGEPDVGLGSGSSSSGGGGGGGGGGVGGVKGGGGGMSSLLLLLPPSGEPAPLNGVAKETGRPPPSPAAGPPAAPVPVIELVRGGRAIKAARGPAGGAILARTAADPDRPHTAPALALALGNGNGTPPDAAAAAAAAAGGGGGGNLGSSSSSDARMVQLSPAPALPLQPPPRTMLYGLGAPLGPAAPAANAANDNANASSVFFGEPDNYLMYNNRVKRRPSPYEVEISDGPHTKVVRRIFTNSRERWRQQNVNGAFAELRKLIPTHPPDKKLSKNEILRLAMKYINFLAKLLNDQEEEGNQRGKMNKDTGIVQEDLLQDMLSPNSSCGSSLDGGGSPDSFTEEHETIEPKHTRALHHSLLPIESNTQR